In Onthophagus taurus isolate NC chromosome 6, IU_Otau_3.0, whole genome shotgun sequence, a genomic segment contains:
- the LOC111421318 gene encoding uncharacterized protein encodes MENKIEAIVSYQECEKVIKNYSGDQSKVENYQLTPLDTKLGFLGEYFKLKIKYSDEKGLKEKQFFVKTLALAESQRRFVLDNGAATKEEGFYSKLLKSCLDNGVKIIQDCVPKCYFIQSLNKFILEDLSLQNYEVLDARKSLSLRQVEIALKNLAKFHASSYILEESLSKKTGKTYRLSNEFSDFLNEAIYTEKDITKDFIKSMKTGVETHVDLCKNILGDDFDDENFKKNIYKISDKFPIYVKPSVKYRNVVCHGDLWTSNIMFKHDGDIPVGFKMVDFQMYRYNPPTTDVITFLYFSTNRKFRKDYLNYCFTFYYDRLRDVLKEYGLDVETIFSKEDFNESIEYYKKFAICQASTYGHLTMIDRKLLSDILSNSDSVGEIMLKTRSVVMEKMFKQDPVYKEKLYEFFLDLVDVILKLSVIHFYKVINVRYLASLCVLTVPIAAVIFYKKFYNKPKKRKMPKEKLLELVKEDVYTLLVKKIGHTSFEVLNFFLSEFEGKIGLLGDHMILNTSVNIFINGREEYDVTFFVKFFPYSSETQRQFCLESGAFKKEIFVYELMDLIKQSTNLLDCVPNYYFSRNDHVIVTENMSERNFKLVDKMQTLNYDEVKIILQSLAKFHASTIIYEQKQSEQRGLKYRLIDEYQDDFEETFFNDKENFVNASGMKASLKGILSEIDIFDCPKKLNSGKNFKEVLENIFFDICKLTKPSKTIRNVLCHGDLWATNFLIKYDNDKPIDCVFVDFQQGRYSPPSHDLMSFLYLNTTREFRKNNLYEIIGNYYTIMEKFLKIHGIDIKEIWNFDDFVSSCENQKLFALLQTATYLQLVLADKDYLKKVMNDSKLGWTVLNEDRTPMIVKNVENAIYRNRLNESILDLLDYCAYL; translated from the exons atggaaaataaaattgaagcGATTGTTTCAtatcaagaatgtgaaaaagtcattaaaaattatagtGGTGATCaatcaaaagttgaaaatTACCAATTAACTCCTTTGGATACCAAACTTGGTTTTTTGggggaatattttaaattaaaaattaaatattccgATGAAAAAGgtctaaaagaaaaacaatttttcgttAAAACGCTTGCTTTGGCCGAATCACAAAGAAGATTTGTACTCGATAACGGAGCCGCCACAAAAGAAGAAgggttttattcaaaattactcAAATCGTGTCTCGATAACGgagttaaaattattcaagatTGCGtcccaaaatgttattttattcaaagtttgaataaatttatccTTGAAGATTTATCGTTGCAAAATTACGAAGTTTTAGATGCTCGAAAAAGTTTAAGTCTTCGACAAGTTGAGATCGCCTTAAAAAATCTTGCAAAATTCCACGCTTCAAGCTATATTTTAGAAGAATCTTTATCGAAAAAGACCGGAAAAACTTATCGACTTTCAAATGAATTTTCTGATTTTCTCAATGAAGCGATTTACACCGAAAAGGATATTACAAAAGATTTCATCAAATCTATGAAAACTGGGGTTGAAACTCACGTTgatttatgcaaaaatattttaggagATGATTTCGACGacgaaaattttaagaaaaacatttacaaaaTCAGCGATAAATTTCCAATTTACGTCAAACCATCCGTTAAATACCGAAACGTTGTGTGTCATGGAGATTTATGGACCTCTAATATCATGTTTAAACACGACGGCGATATCCCAGTTGGTTTTAAAATGGTCGATTTCCAAATGTATCGATACAATCCACCAACAACAGATgtgataacatttttatatttttccacCAATCGAAAATTCCGGAAAGATTACTTAAACTATTGTTTTACGTTTTATTATGATCGATTACGGGATGTGTTAAAAGAATATGGGTTGGAtgttgaaacaattttttcaaaagaagattttaatgaaagcattgaatattataaaaaatttgctATCTGTCAAGCCAGCACATACGGCCATTTAACCATGATTGACCGTAAATTGTTATCGGATATATTATCTAATTCGGATTCTGTTGGTGAGATAATGTTGAAAACTCGAAGTGTTGttatggaaaaaatgtttaaacaggATCcggtttataaagaaaaactttatgagttctttttagatttagttgatgttatattaaagt TGTCTGTTATTCATTTCTATAAAGTTATAAACGTTCGTTATCTTGCCTCGTTATGTGTATTAACAGTCCCGATAGCAGCAGTGATCTTTTACAAAAAGTTTTACAACAAACCCAA aaaaagaaaaatgccaaaagaaaaattattggaGTTGGTTAAAGAGGATGTGTATACATTGTTGGTGAAAAAAATTGGCCACACGAGTTTTGAAgtgttaaatttctttttaagcgAATTTGAAGGAAAAATTGGATTGTTGGGCGATCACATGATTTTAAATACttcagtaaatatttttataaatggaaGGGAAGAGTATgatgtaacattttttgttaaattttttccgtATTCTTCCGAAACGCAAAGGCAATTTTGCCTTGAATCTGGGGCGTTTAAAAAGGAGATTTTCGTTTATGAATTAATGGATCTTATTAAGCAATCAACGAATCTTTTAGACTGTGttccaaattattatttttcaagaaacgaTCATGTTATAGTAACAGAAAATATGTccgaaagaaattttaaattagtagATAAGATGCAAACTTTAAACTATGAcgaagtgaaaataattttacaatcTTTAGCCAAATTTCATGCCAGCACGATTATTTACGAACAAAAACAATCCGAACAACGTGGATTAAAATATCGATTAATCGATGAATACCAAGATGATTTTGAGGAAACTTTTTTTAacgataaagaaaattttgttaacgcAAGTGGAATGAAGGCTtctttaaaaggaattttatCGGAAATCGACATTTTTGATTgcccaaaaaaattaaattccggcaaaaactttaaagaagtcctcgaaaacatttttttcgatatttgcAAATTAACAAAACCGAGTAAAACAATCCGAAACGTTTTATGCCACGGAGATTTATGGGCAACGAACTTCCTCATTAAATATGACAACGACAAACCAATCGATTGTGTATTTGTCGATTTTCAACAAGGCCGATACTCACCACCTTCACACGATTTGatgtcatttttatatttaaatacaaCGAGAGAATTCCGCAAAAATAACTTATACGAAATAATCGGCAATTATTACACGATTAtggaaaaatttcttaaaatacaTGGCAtagatattaaagaaatttggaattttgatgatttcgtATCGAGTTGTgaaaaccaaaaattatttgctTTGTTACAAACGGCGACTTATCTCCAATTGGTTTTAGCTGATAaagattatctcaaaaaagttatgaatgACTCCAAGTTGGGATGGACTGTTTTAAATGAAGATAGAACTCCTATGattgtcaaaaatgttgagaatgcaatttatagaaatagattaaatgaatcaattttagaTCTTTTAGATTATTGtgcatatttataa